One part of the Epinephelus fuscoguttatus linkage group LG12, E.fuscoguttatus.final_Chr_v1 genome encodes these proteins:
- the LOC125898637 gene encoding olfactory receptor 5P3-like, whose amino-acid sequence MSSLRTVSNDSVIIRPPGFYIIAFETFPYLSYYIIFLAFVYAVTLVFNTLLIYIIACDHCLHTPKFLAVVNLAVIDIGLNTSTIPSMIKTFLFKDNFVPYNLCLSQMFVYYTFSTLESYALTILAYDRLIAICFPLRQNLLNTSQIMSCIIGLTWVYSVGLVAYGTAIITRLSFCNSVRVFSYFCDYAPVFRLACNDNTMQWAVSAHSGMFNLMAPFSFVILSYVSILVTVFRMKSVSSRIKALATCIEHLMLVAVFYFPLTIIFFLGLYVRAIDPDQRVLSLSLASCLPPCINPIVYSLKTKEIKIRALALVHKMRKSS is encoded by the coding sequence ATGTCTTCTCTCAGGACTGTTTCAAATGACTCTGTCATCATTCGTCCACCAGGCTTCTATATCATTGCATTTGAGACATTTCCCTACCTCAGTTACTACATAATCTTTCTAGCATTTGTCTATGCGGTTACATTAGTGttcaatactttattgatctATATAATTGCCTGTGATCACTGCTTACACACTCCAAAATTTCTGGCTGTTGTCAACCTTGCAGTAATTGATATCGGCCTAAACACAAGCACGATTCCCAGCATGATTAAGACATTCCTCTTCAAGGACAACTTTGTTCCATACAATCTGTGTCTGTCACAAATGTTTGTCTACTACACATTTTCGACTTTGGAGTCATATGCACTCACTATACTTGCCTATGACAGATTGATTGCAATATGTTTCCCTCTGCGTCAGAACTTACTCAACACCTCGCAGATCATGTCTTGTATTATAGGCCTGACTTGGGTTTACAGTGTGGGACTAGTAGCATACGGCACGGCCATCATAACCCGACTGTCTTTTTGCAATTCTGTCAGAGTGTTCAGCTATTTCTGTGACTATGCGCCTGTGTTTAGACTCGCCTGTAATGATAACACAATGCAGTGGGCAGTAAGTGCACATTCTGGTATGTTTAATCTGATGGCCCCCTTTAGTTTTGTTATTCTGTCTTATGTCAGCATCCTGGTCACTGTGTTCAGGATGAAATCAGTAAGCAGTCGGATCAAAGCTCTCGCAACTTGCATTGAGCACCTAATGCTTGTTGCTGTATTTTACTTTCCTTTAACCATCATTTTCTTCTTAGGGCTTTATGTGCGAGCAATTGACCCAGACCAGCGTGTGCTGAGCCTGTCACTGGCTTCTTGTCTCCCACCCTGCATCAATCCTATTGTATATTCTCTGAAAACTAAAGAGATCAAAATCAGAGCCCTGGCACTGGTccacaaaatgagaaaaagttCTTGA